In Apium graveolens cultivar Ventura chromosome 10, ASM990537v1, whole genome shotgun sequence, the following are encoded in one genomic region:
- the LOC141691372 gene encoding uncharacterized protein LOC141691372 has product MDGQRNNVHEMEESFARCSIEDEEQGLVYAEDSSELSEIDTRWCLVGMFLTESTTDFQAMQHKMASLWRPGKGVYVKQLEPNRFLFQFYHEIDIKRVCDGSPWMFGRFHLVFERLKEGMDPRTMPINNLDIWVQLHGIGTSFMSQRVVTDIGNHIGKFMEGDANNFVGV; this is encoded by the coding sequence ATGGATGGGCAAAGGAACAATGTCCATGAAATGGAAGAAAGTTTTGCCAGATGTTCGATAGAGGATGAAGAACAAGGTCTCGTTTATGCAGAAGATTCATCAGAACTGAGTGAGATCGATACGCGTTGGTGTTTGGTTGGGATGTTTCTAACAGAGTCAACGACTGATTTTCAAGCCATGCAACACAAAATGGCTTCTTTATGGAGACCAGGTAAGGGGGTGTATGTGAAACAATTGGAGCCTAATCGATTTCTTTTCCAGTTTTACCATGAAATCGATATCAAACGTGTTTGCGATGGTAGCCCGTGGATGTTTGGCCGTTTTCATCTGGTGTTTGAGAGATTGAAAGAAGGAATGGATCCTCGCACCATGCCCATAAACAACCTGGACATTTGGGTTCAGTTACATGGCATAGGCACGAGCTTCATGTCACAGCGAGTGGTTACAGATATCGGGAATCACATCGGCAAGTTTATGGAAGGGGATGCAAACAACTTTGTTGGTGTCTAG
- the LOC141690076 gene encoding pectinesterase/pectinesterase inhibitor PPE8B-like isoform X1, translated as MVLKNRVSVIFLVTFLCFLSCPLGSFGTSNDEQFKYLKIPAAEFVSSVKSTLDIVQQVMSLVSGFGNAFGDVRVSNAISDCIELLDLSTDQLTDTLSVSQNPKNGKDNSTGHPGADMKTWLSAALVNQDTCSEGFDGTNGMVKALVAGSLNQLSSLILQILGNVAINGGGNRISGNPDRIPAWMKGRKLISGEKFPKWMKPNDRRLVLQVNGVDADVVVAADGSGNFTTVTEAIKAAPDHGQRFLIYVKKGVYNEYVEISKKKWNIMMIGDGIDVTVISGNRNFIDGWTTYRSATFAVKGQGFIARDITFENTAGPEKHQAVAYRSDSDLSVLYRCAFRGYQDTLYAHSQRQFFRECQITGTVDFIFGDASAVFQNCQILARKGLPNQKNTITAQGRKEALEPTGFSIQFSNISVEPDVMVNSTYSYLGRPWKLYSRTVVMQSYISSAIRPEGWLEWNEAFALDTLYYAEYMNSGPGAGVGNRVKWPGFHALNSSDQVNSFTVANFLLGNSWLPSTGVKYTAGLGV; from the exons ATGGTCTTGAAAAACAGAGTTAGTGTAATATTTTTAGTAACATTCCTATGTTTTTTGAGCTGCCCTTTAGGTAGCTTTGGTACCTCAAATGATGAGCAGTTTAAGTACTTGAAGATTCCGGCAGCAGAGTTTGTGAGTTCTGTGAAATCAACACTAGATATAGTGCAGCAAGTGATGTCTCTTGTTTCGGGTTTCGGTAACGCATTCGGTGATGTCCGTGTATCAAATGCTATTTCTGATTGCATTGAACTTCTTGATCTCTCCACTGATCAGCTAACTGATACTCTCTCTGTCTCTCAGAATCCTAAAAATG GTAAAGACAACAGCACGGGTCATCCGGGTGCAGACATGAAAACATGGCTAAGTGCTGCACTTGTTAATCAAGACACTTGTTCAGAAGGCTTTGATGGAACAAATGGTATGGTCAAAGCTTTAGTGGCCGGAAGCCTTAACCAATTAAGTTCCTTAATCCTCCAAATCCTCGGAAATGTTGCTATAAATGGCGGTGGTAACAGAATAAGTGGTAATCCTGACCGCATTCCAGCATGGATGAAAGGAAGGAAGCTGATAAGTGGCGAAAAATTTCCAAAATGGATGAAACCAAATGACAGGAGACTTGTCTTACAAGTAAATGGTGTGGATGCGGATGTGGTGGTGGCAGCGGATGGTAGTGGAAATTTTACCACAGTAACTGAGGCTATCAAAGCAGCCCCTGATCACGGGCAAAGATTTTTGATATATGTGAAGAAAGGTGTGTACAATGAGTATGTGGAGATTAGCAAGAAGAAGTGGAACATTATGATGATTGGAGATGGTATTGATGTCACGGTTATTTCTGGTAATCGTAACTTCATTGATGGTTGGACCACCTATCGTTCTGCAACATTTG CTGTTAAAGGGCAGGGATTCATAGCCAGGGACATTACATTTGAGAACACGGCAGGGCCAGAAAAACATCAAGCAGTTGCCTACCGTTCCGACTCCGATTTATCAGTACTATACCGGTGTGCATTCCGGGGTTACCAAGATACTCTATACGCTCATTCCCAACGTCAATTCTTCCGAGAATGTCAAATTACAGGCACAGTTGATTTTATATTTGGCGATGCGTCTGCAGTTTTTCAAAACTGTCAAATTTTAGCACGTAAAGGCTTACCGAACCAAAAGAACACTATCACAGCTCAAGGCCGAAAGGAGGCTCTTGAGCCTACTGGTTTTTCTATCCAATTTTCGAACATATCAGTCGAGCCAGACGTTATGGTTAATTCAACATACTCCTATCTCGGTCGGCCCTGGAAATTATATTCGAGGACTGTTGTAATGCAATCATACATTAGTAGTGCTATAAGGCCAGAAGGGTGGCTAGAATGGAACGAGGCATTTGCATTGGACACTTTATACTATGCCGAATACATGAATTCGGGGCCTGGTGCAGGTGTGGGCAACAGGGTCAAGTGGCCTGGTTTCCATGCGCTGAATAGCTCGGATCAGGTTAACAGTTTTACGGTGGCAAATTTCTTGTTAGGTAATTCTTGGTTACCTTCAACAGGTGTTAAGTACACAGCAGGACTGGGGGTCTAG
- the LOC141690076 gene encoding putative pectinesterase/pectinesterase inhibitor 32 isoform X2, with product MISPHVLGKDNSTGHPGADMKTWLSAALVNQDTCSEGFDGTNGMVKALVAGSLNQLSSLILQILGNVAINGGGNRISGNPDRIPAWMKGRKLISGEKFPKWMKPNDRRLVLQVNGVDADVVVAADGSGNFTTVTEAIKAAPDHGQRFLIYVKKGVYNEYVEISKKKWNIMMIGDGIDVTVISGNRNFIDGWTTYRSATFAVKGQGFIARDITFENTAGPEKHQAVAYRSDSDLSVLYRCAFRGYQDTLYAHSQRQFFRECQITGTVDFIFGDASAVFQNCQILARKGLPNQKNTITAQGRKEALEPTGFSIQFSNISVEPDVMVNSTYSYLGRPWKLYSRTVVMQSYISSAIRPEGWLEWNEAFALDTLYYAEYMNSGPGAGVGNRVKWPGFHALNSSDQVNSFTVANFLLGNSWLPSTGVKYTAGLGV from the exons ATGATATCACCCCATGTACTAG GTAAAGACAACAGCACGGGTCATCCGGGTGCAGACATGAAAACATGGCTAAGTGCTGCACTTGTTAATCAAGACACTTGTTCAGAAGGCTTTGATGGAACAAATGGTATGGTCAAAGCTTTAGTGGCCGGAAGCCTTAACCAATTAAGTTCCTTAATCCTCCAAATCCTCGGAAATGTTGCTATAAATGGCGGTGGTAACAGAATAAGTGGTAATCCTGACCGCATTCCAGCATGGATGAAAGGAAGGAAGCTGATAAGTGGCGAAAAATTTCCAAAATGGATGAAACCAAATGACAGGAGACTTGTCTTACAAGTAAATGGTGTGGATGCGGATGTGGTGGTGGCAGCGGATGGTAGTGGAAATTTTACCACAGTAACTGAGGCTATCAAAGCAGCCCCTGATCACGGGCAAAGATTTTTGATATATGTGAAGAAAGGTGTGTACAATGAGTATGTGGAGATTAGCAAGAAGAAGTGGAACATTATGATGATTGGAGATGGTATTGATGTCACGGTTATTTCTGGTAATCGTAACTTCATTGATGGTTGGACCACCTATCGTTCTGCAACATTTG CTGTTAAAGGGCAGGGATTCATAGCCAGGGACATTACATTTGAGAACACGGCAGGGCCAGAAAAACATCAAGCAGTTGCCTACCGTTCCGACTCCGATTTATCAGTACTATACCGGTGTGCATTCCGGGGTTACCAAGATACTCTATACGCTCATTCCCAACGTCAATTCTTCCGAGAATGTCAAATTACAGGCACAGTTGATTTTATATTTGGCGATGCGTCTGCAGTTTTTCAAAACTGTCAAATTTTAGCACGTAAAGGCTTACCGAACCAAAAGAACACTATCACAGCTCAAGGCCGAAAGGAGGCTCTTGAGCCTACTGGTTTTTCTATCCAATTTTCGAACATATCAGTCGAGCCAGACGTTATGGTTAATTCAACATACTCCTATCTCGGTCGGCCCTGGAAATTATATTCGAGGACTGTTGTAATGCAATCATACATTAGTAGTGCTATAAGGCCAGAAGGGTGGCTAGAATGGAACGAGGCATTTGCATTGGACACTTTATACTATGCCGAATACATGAATTCGGGGCCTGGTGCAGGTGTGGGCAACAGGGTCAAGTGGCCTGGTTTCCATGCGCTGAATAGCTCGGATCAGGTTAACAGTTTTACGGTGGCAAATTTCTTGTTAGGTAATTCTTGGTTACCTTCAACAGGTGTTAAGTACACAGCAGGACTGGGGGTCTAG